Proteins from one Vicugna pacos chromosome 25, VicPac4, whole genome shotgun sequence genomic window:
- the GPT gene encoding alanine aminotransferase 1 isoform X1, which yields MASRAGDHNQAAMNVLREKVLTLDTMNPCVQRLEYAVRGPIVLRALELEAELRQGVKKPFTEVIRANVGDAQAMGQKPITFLRQVLALCIYPDLLNSPDFPEDAKRRAERILQACGGHSLGAYSISSGIQLIREDVAQYIERRDGGIPADPNNIFLSMGATDAIVTVLELLVTGEGRTRTGVLIPIPQYPLYSAALAELNAVQVDYYLDEERAWAVDVAELRRALHQARDHCRPRVLCVINPGNPTGHVQTRECIEDMIRFAFEERLFLLADEVYQDNVYAEGSQFHSFKKVLMEMGPPYAVQQELASFHSISKGYMGECGFRGGYVEVVNMDAMVKQQLLKLRSVRLCPTTPGQVLLDMVVSPPAPSDPSFTQFQAERRAVLAELAAKAKLTEQVFNQAPGIRCNPVQGAMYSFPRVQLPPRAVRRAQELGLAPDMFFCQRLLEETGICVVPGSGFGQREGTYHFRMTILPPMEKLRPLLEKLKQFHARFTREFS from the exons ATGGCCTCGAGAGCAGGTGACCACAACCAGGCTGCAATGAACGTACTGAGGGAGAAGGTACTGACGCTGGACACCATGAACCCGTGTGTCCAGAGGCTGGAGTACGCCGTGCGAGGCCCCATCGTTCTGCGTGCGCTGGAGCTGGAGGCAGAGCTGCGCCAG GGTGTAAAGAAGCCCTTCACTGAGGTCATCCGCGCCAACGTCGGGGATGCACAGGCCATGGGGCAGAAGCCTATCACCTTCCTGCGCCAG GTCCTGGCCCTCTGCATCTACCCTGATCTCCTGAACAGCCCAGACTTCCCCGAGGATGCCAAGAGAAGGGCGGAGCGCATCTTACAGGCCTGCGGGGGCCACAGCCTCG GGGCCTACAGCATCAGCTCTGGCATCCAGCTGATCCGTGAGGATGTGGCGCAGTACATTGAGCGGCGCGACGGAGGCATTCCCGCCGACCCCAATAACATCTTCCTGTCCATGGGAGCCACCGACGCCATCGTG ACGGTGCTAGAGTTGCTGGTGACCGGTGAGGGTCGCACGCGCACGGGTGTGCTCATCcccatccctcagtatccactcTACTCCGCCGCGCTGGCCGAGCTCAACGCCGTGCAGGTGGACTACTACCTGGACGAGGAGCGCGCCTGGGCGGTCGATGTGGCCGAGCTGCGGCGAGCGCTGCACCAGGCACGTGACCACTGCCGCCCCCGCGTGCTGTGCGTCATCAACCCTGGCAATCCCACAG GGCATGTGCAGACCCGCGAGTGCATCGAGGACATGATCCGCTTCGCCTTCGAGGAGAGGCTGTTCCTGTTGGCTGATGAG GTGTACCAGGACAATGTGTACGCCGAGGGCTCACAGTTCCACTCGTTCAAGAAGGTGCTCATGGAGATGGGGCCGCCATACGCGGTGCAGCAGGAACTCGCCTCCTTCCACTCGATCTCCAAGGGCTACATGGGCGA GTGCGGCTTCCGCGGCGGCTACGTGGAGGTGGTGAACATGGACGCCATGGTGAAGCAGCAGCTGCTGAAACTGAGAAGCGTGCGGCTGTGCCCGACCACGCCCGGCCAGGTCCTGCTCGACATGGTGGTCAGCCCGCCCGCGCCTTCTGACCCCTCCTTCACGCAGTTCCAGGCT GAGAGGCGAGCGGTGCTGGCTGAGCTGGCAGCCAAGGCCAAGCTCACGGAGCAGGTCTTCAACCAGGCTCCCGGCATCCGCTGCAACCCGGTGCAGGGCGCCATGTACTCCTTCCCGCGCGTGCAGCTGCCCCCCCGCGCGGTGAGGCGCGCTCAG GAGCTCGGCCTGGCTCCCGACATGTTCTTCTGCCAGCGCCTTCTGGAGGAGACTGGCATCTGCGTGGTGCCCGGGAGCGGCTTCGGGCAGAGGGAAGGCACCTACCACTTCCG GATGACCATTCTGCCCCCCATGGAGAAGCTGCGGCCCCTGCTGGAGAAGCTGAAGCAGTTCCACGCCAGGTTCACCCGCGAGTTCTCCTGA
- the GPT gene encoding alanine aminotransferase 1 isoform X2 translates to MNVLREKVLTLDTMNPCVQRLEYAVRGPIVLRALELEAELRQGVKKPFTEVIRANVGDAQAMGQKPITFLRQVLALCIYPDLLNSPDFPEDAKRRAERILQACGGHSLGAYSISSGIQLIREDVAQYIERRDGGIPADPNNIFLSMGATDAIVTVLELLVTGEGRTRTGVLIPIPQYPLYSAALAELNAVQVDYYLDEERAWAVDVAELRRALHQARDHCRPRVLCVINPGNPTGHVQTRECIEDMIRFAFEERLFLLADEVYQDNVYAEGSQFHSFKKVLMEMGPPYAVQQELASFHSISKGYMGECGFRGGYVEVVNMDAMVKQQLLKLRSVRLCPTTPGQVLLDMVVSPPAPSDPSFTQFQAERRAVLAELAAKAKLTEQVFNQAPGIRCNPVQGAMYSFPRVQLPPRAVRRAQELGLAPDMFFCQRLLEETGICVVPGSGFGQREGTYHFRMTILPPMEKLRPLLEKLKQFHARFTREFS, encoded by the exons ATGAACGTACTGAGGGAGAAGGTACTGACGCTGGACACCATGAACCCGTGTGTCCAGAGGCTGGAGTACGCCGTGCGAGGCCCCATCGTTCTGCGTGCGCTGGAGCTGGAGGCAGAGCTGCGCCAG GGTGTAAAGAAGCCCTTCACTGAGGTCATCCGCGCCAACGTCGGGGATGCACAGGCCATGGGGCAGAAGCCTATCACCTTCCTGCGCCAG GTCCTGGCCCTCTGCATCTACCCTGATCTCCTGAACAGCCCAGACTTCCCCGAGGATGCCAAGAGAAGGGCGGAGCGCATCTTACAGGCCTGCGGGGGCCACAGCCTCG GGGCCTACAGCATCAGCTCTGGCATCCAGCTGATCCGTGAGGATGTGGCGCAGTACATTGAGCGGCGCGACGGAGGCATTCCCGCCGACCCCAATAACATCTTCCTGTCCATGGGAGCCACCGACGCCATCGTG ACGGTGCTAGAGTTGCTGGTGACCGGTGAGGGTCGCACGCGCACGGGTGTGCTCATCcccatccctcagtatccactcTACTCCGCCGCGCTGGCCGAGCTCAACGCCGTGCAGGTGGACTACTACCTGGACGAGGAGCGCGCCTGGGCGGTCGATGTGGCCGAGCTGCGGCGAGCGCTGCACCAGGCACGTGACCACTGCCGCCCCCGCGTGCTGTGCGTCATCAACCCTGGCAATCCCACAG GGCATGTGCAGACCCGCGAGTGCATCGAGGACATGATCCGCTTCGCCTTCGAGGAGAGGCTGTTCCTGTTGGCTGATGAG GTGTACCAGGACAATGTGTACGCCGAGGGCTCACAGTTCCACTCGTTCAAGAAGGTGCTCATGGAGATGGGGCCGCCATACGCGGTGCAGCAGGAACTCGCCTCCTTCCACTCGATCTCCAAGGGCTACATGGGCGA GTGCGGCTTCCGCGGCGGCTACGTGGAGGTGGTGAACATGGACGCCATGGTGAAGCAGCAGCTGCTGAAACTGAGAAGCGTGCGGCTGTGCCCGACCACGCCCGGCCAGGTCCTGCTCGACATGGTGGTCAGCCCGCCCGCGCCTTCTGACCCCTCCTTCACGCAGTTCCAGGCT GAGAGGCGAGCGGTGCTGGCTGAGCTGGCAGCCAAGGCCAAGCTCACGGAGCAGGTCTTCAACCAGGCTCCCGGCATCCGCTGCAACCCGGTGCAGGGCGCCATGTACTCCTTCCCGCGCGTGCAGCTGCCCCCCCGCGCGGTGAGGCGCGCTCAG GAGCTCGGCCTGGCTCCCGACATGTTCTTCTGCCAGCGCCTTCTGGAGGAGACTGGCATCTGCGTGGTGCCCGGGAGCGGCTTCGGGCAGAGGGAAGGCACCTACCACTTCCG GATGACCATTCTGCCCCCCATGGAGAAGCTGCGGCCCCTGCTGGAGAAGCTGAAGCAGTTCCACGCCAGGTTCACCCGCGAGTTCTCCTGA